From one Mobula hypostoma chromosome 28, sMobHyp1.1, whole genome shotgun sequence genomic stretch:
- the LOC134338960 gene encoding deleted in malignant brain tumors 1 protein-like: MARSLELNIHVSETPKNTVISSLNVIPEPNIRLVGGSDRCSGRVEVWHSAQWGTVCDDGWDTDDAKVVCSQLGCPPAAAAIQGAHFGQGSGNIWMDDVACNGNESALEECSFGGWGSHNCGHGEDAGVNCSKVPEVRLVGGSDRCSGRVEVRYNAQWGTVCDDGWDTEDAKVVCNELGCPSAAAAISGAHFGQGSGNIWMDDVACNGNDSALWECSFRGWGSHNCDHGEDAGVICSKEPEIRLVGGSDCCSGRVEVRYNAQWGTVCDDGWGTEDAKVVCNELGCPSAAAAISGAHFGQGSGNIWMDNVACNGNESALSECSFRGWGSHNCGHGEDAGVICSEVPAVTLVGGSDRCSGRVEVRYNAQWGTVCDDGWGTEDAKVVCNELGCPSAAAAISGAHFGQGSGNIWMDDVACNGNESALWECSFRGWGSHNCDHREDAGVICSEAVLESEDFIEVQDPKD; encoded by the exons ATGGCCAGGAGCCTGGAATTGAATATACATGTAAGCGAAACTCCAAAAAATACAGTAATTTCTTCTTTGAATGTCATTCCAGAGCCCAATATCAGGCTGGTAGGCGGCAGTGATCGTTGTTCCGGGAGAGTGGAGGTGTGGCACAGTGCACAATGGGGAACGGTATGCGACGATGGATGGGACACTGACGACGCCAAGGTTGTCTGCAGTCAGTTGGGCTGTCCCCCTGCCGCAGCAGCAATACAGGGGGCACACTTCGGGCAAGGCAGCGGGAATATCTGGATGGATGATGTTGCGTGCAATGGAAATGAATCCGCCCTTGAAGAATGTTCCTTTGGAGGATGGGGGAGTCATAACTGCGGTCACGGAGAGGATGCAGGAGTGAATTGTTCAAAAG TGCCCGAAGTAAGGCTGGTAGGCGGCAGCGATCGTTGTTCAGGGAGAGTGGAGGTGCGGTACAATGCACAGTGGGGAACGGTATGTGACGATGGATGGGACACTGAAGACGCCAAGGTTGTCTGCAATGAGTTGGGTTGTCCCTCTGCTGCAGCAGCAATCTCGGGGGCACACTTCGGGCAAGGCAGCGGGAATATCTGGATGGACGATGTTGCGTGCAATGGAAATGATTCCGCCCTTTGGGAATGTTCCTTCCGAGGATGGGGGAGTCATAACTGCGATCACGGAGAGGATGCAGGAGTGATTTGTTCAAAAG AGCCCGAAATAAGGCTGGTAGGCGGCAGCGATTGTTGTTCAGGGAGAGTGGAGGTGCGGTACAATGCACAGTGGGGAACGGTATGTGACGATGGATGGGGCACTGAAGACGCCAAGGTTGTCTGCAATGAGTTGGGTTGTCCCTCTGCTGCAGCAGCAATCTCGGGGGCACACTTCGGGCAAGGCAGCGGGAATATCTGGATGGACAATGTTGCGTGCAATGGAAATGAATCCGCCCTTTCGGAATGTTCCTTCCGAGGATGGGGGAGTCATAACTGCGGTCACGGAGAGGATGCAGGAGTGATTTGTTCAGAAG TGCCCGCAGTAACGCTGGTAGGCGGCAGCGATCGTTGTTCAGGGAGAGTGGAGGTGCGGTACAATGCACAGTGGGGAACGGTATGCGACGATGGATGGGGCACTGAAGACGCCAAGGTTGTCTGCAATGAGTTGGGTTGTCCCTCTGCTGCAGCAGCAATCTCGGGGGCACACTTCGGGCAAGGCAGCGGGAATATCTGGATGGATGATGTTGCGTGCAATGGAAATGAATCCGCCCTTTGGGAATGTTCCTTCCGAGGATGGGGGAGTCATAACTGCGATCACAGAGAGGATGCAGGAGTGATTTGTTCAGAAG